A stretch of Procambarus clarkii isolate CNS0578487 chromosome 20, FALCON_Pclarkii_2.0, whole genome shotgun sequence DNA encodes these proteins:
- the LOC123755338 gene encoding patched domain-containing protein 3, with amino-acid sequence MGHCLKKFEHVLRNSFYRLGHTVALYYGYFILVPLFITALLATGFQRIKYEDDPEYLFSPRSGYAKYERSVVEDNFSLNFTSNFNPSRITRMGRFARFIIMAKDERTILRSEVWNDIVSLDRLVHSVSVVNNDKVVRYDDLCAVWDSECYENNVLGLQDLMPGVENGTFNLTYPIMLNPNNFETYVFPFFFGGATVNNDSVIEEVEALSLFYWLRTNNAKEDSAGALWEDAILKAVGDRDFGSITVARFVSRTLELELDKNSNSVTPFFGGTVLIMVLFSVSSAMAGDWVRTKPWLGLLGIVSVSLSCVAAFGFLIYLGLEFIGINMAGPFLMLGIGMDDVFVMLAAWRRTRLQDSVPERMGQAFSDAAVGITITTVTDVISFFVGAITPFPSVQIFSIYTGMAVVVAYIWHISFFGGCLAFSGYMEKDQRHGVTCRKIKSKSEAADASCCYRFLCTGGISEADPWNQKDNKEHIVMVFFRDQVASFLNIPAVKAVVIVLFLVYLGVAFWGCTMLDEGLERRRLSRDDSYSVEFYEREDKYFREFPYRVQVVITGDLNYSDPETQKDLMALHKEFESTPYSIGSLYTESWLRAWLGFVERNKDFLDINITSEEDFCAELKELYLSGPANLFAEDVKFNENQTRIEASRFIVQAYKVLDGNADKDMMETFRKVASESKFNVTVYNLFFVYFDQFTMVRSTSIENICLTAVIMMAVSLVFIPNALCCLWVVFSITSVEIGVVGYMAFWGVSLDSISMINLIICIGFSVDFSAHIAHAYLVSKGETPDERVRDCLYTLGLPILQGGLSTILGVTALSLAPSYIFITFFKTVFLVILFGVLHGLVLLPVLLSVLGPISCSKKKPKEDTELSATNCQPTHVHGQEISLSGPSLRIPRPRSVTAMTTSESAVEVEPEVMDQPGSTNNIEKDLGLGTSSDDSSESSVSKEVAIWRGVSDIVTDSRIRSEPPILKTFSNKGYVSDGAEAEKHHVHKRLDRYGEWEDPRRSHQGPRRSHQGPRQNYQGQCPSADYSPTRRHDSSHAPEDRPRHSRSRDRGMHRSASSAEQYESHTPSKPSGRHRDRR; translated from the exons ATGGGTCATTGTCTAAAGAAGTTCGAACACGTTCTCAGGAATTCCTTTTACCGGCTCGGCCATACGGTTGCCTTGTATTACGGGTACTTCATCTTGGTGCCTCTCTTCATAACTGCTCTCTTAGCCACCGGATTCCAAAGAATCAAGTACGAGGATGATCCGGAATATCTCTTCTCGCCCAGGTCAGGTTACGCTAAGTACGAGCGAAGTGTCGTTGAAGACAACTTCTCCCTTAACTTTACTTCGAACTTTAACCCGTCGCGGATAACCCGGATGGGACGCTTTGCTAGATTTATCATTATGGCCAAAGATGAACGGACTATCCTGCGGTCGGAGGTTTGGAACGACATAGTGTCGTTAGATCGTCTGGTCCACTCCGTCAGTGTCGTCAACAACGACAAGGTGGTGAGATACGACGACCTCTGTGCCGTCTGGGACAGTGAATGTTATGAGAACAACGTCTTAGGTCTTCAGGATCTAATGCCGGGGGTTGAAAATGGCACCTTCAACCTGACTTACCCCATAATGCTCAACCCGAACAACTTCGAGACGTATGTGTTTCCTTTCTTCTTCGGTGGAGCGACCGTCAACAATGATAGTGTCATTGAGGAGGTGGAGGCGCTCTCACTCTTCTACTGGCTCAGGACCAACAACGCCAAGGAGGACTCTGC CGGAGCGCTCTGGGAAGACGCCATCCTGAAAGCAGTGGGTGACCGGGACTTCGGCAGCATCACCGTCGCCAGGTTCgtatcccgcacgctggagttggAACTCGACAAAAACTCCAACTCGGTGACCCCCTTCTTCGGCGGAACAGTGTTGATCATGGTACTGTTTAGCGTGAGTTCCGCCATGGCTGGAGACTGGGTGAGGACCAAGCCATGGCTTGGACTGCTTGGCAtcgtctccgtctctctctcctgcGTTGCTGCTTTTGGCTTTCTCATTTATCTTGGGCTGGAGTTTATTGGTATCAACATGGCCGGCCCCTTCCTTATGTTAG GTATCGGTATGGACGACGTGTTTGTGATGTTGGCCGCGTGGCGACGTACCCGTCTTCAAGACAGTGTACCGGAGAGGATGGGCCAGGCGTTTAGTGATGCTGCGGTAggaatcaccatcaccacagtgacAGACGTCATCTCATTCTTCGTCGGGGCCATCACTCCATTCCCTTCCGTCCAGATCTTTTCCATATACACAG gcatggcggtggtggtggcataCATATGGCACATCTCGTTCTTCGGAGGCTGCCTGGCTTTCTCTGGCTACATGGAGAAGGACCAGCGCCACGGAGTCACTTGCCGCAAGATCAAATCCAAGTCAGAAGCAG CGGATGCCAGCTGCTGCTACCGTTTCCTATGCACGGGCGGGATAAGTGAAGCAGATCCCTGGAACCAAAAGGATAACAAAGAACACATCGTTATGGTGTTCTTCAGAGATCAAGTGGCCAGTTTCCTCAACATCCCGGCCGTCAAAG CCGTGGTGATTGTACTGTTCCTGGTTTACCTGGGGGTGGCCTTCTGGGGCTGCACTATGCTGGACGAAGGCCTTGAGCGACGGAGACTCTCCCGTGACGACTCCTACTCTGTGGAGTTTTATGAGAGAGAAGACAAGTATTTTAGGGAATTTCCATACAGAGTGCAG GTTGTAATAACAGGTGATCTGAACTATAGTGACCCCGAAACCCAGAAGGATCTGATGGCTCTACACAAGGAGTTCGAGTCTACGCCATACAGTATTGGATCCCTCTATACAGAATCATGGCTGAGAGCCTGGTTAGGTTTCGTTGAAAGAAACAAAGATTTCCTAGATATTAATATTACAAGTGAAGAGGATTTCTGCGCTGAGCTCAAAGAG CTGTACCTGTCAGGTCCGGCCAATCTATTCGCTGAGGACGTCAAGTTCAACGAGAACCAAACGCGTATTGAAGCGTCCAGGTTCATCGTCCAGGCATACAAGGTGCTGGACGGAAACGCAGATAAGGATATGATGGAAACCTTCCGCAAAGTGGCCTCAGAGTCCAAGTTTAACGTCACAGTCTACAATCTATTTTTCGTCTACTTTGATCAG TTCACTATGGTGAGGTCAACTAGCATAGAAAACATCTGTTTAACAGCAGTCATAATGATGGCTGTGTCTCTCGTGTTTATACCAAACGCTCTCTGTTGTCTCTGGGTCGTCTTCTCTATCACCTCGGTGGAAATCGGTGTTGTGGGTTACATGGCCTTTTGGGGCGTAAGTTTAGATTCCATTTCCATGATCAACTTAATCATATGTATTGGTTTTAGTGTCGATTTCTCAGCTCACATTGCACATGCTTATTTGGTGTCTAAAGGTGAAACTCCAGACGAGCGAGTACGGGATTGTCTCTATACTCTGGGACTGCCAATATTGCAAGGAGGTCTCTCTACTATTCTAGGTGTCACCGCATTAAGTCTAGCTCCCTCCTATATATTTATCACTTTCTTTAAGACTGTCTTCCTTGTAATATTGTTTGGTGTTTTACATGGACTCGTACTCCTGCCAGTACTCCTTTCCGTCTTGGGCCCTATTTCTTGTAGTAAAAAGAAACCGAAGGAGGACACAGAGCTGTCTGCGACAAATTGCCAACCAACCCATGTACATGGCCAGGAAATTTCCCTCTCTGGTCCCAGTTTGAGAATTCCACGACCACGCAGTGTAACGGCAATGACCACTAGTGAATCAGCTGTAGAAGTGGAACCTGAGGTAATGGATCAACCTGGAAGCACTAACAATATAGAAAAAGACTTGGGTCTCGGCACTTCCAGCGATGATTCCAGTGAATCAAGCGTGAGTAAGGAAGTCGCGATATGGCGTGGTGTTTCTGATATTGTTACTGACAGTAGAATTCGTTCCGAACCTCCTATCCTGAAAACGTTTTCTAATAAAGGATATGTAAGTGATGGCGCGGAAGCTGAAAAACACCACGTCCACAAACGTCTTGACAGATACGGTGAATGGGAAGATCCACGTCGAAGTCACCAGGGCCCTCGTCGAAGTCATCAGGGTCCTCGTCAAAATTATCAGGGCCAATGTCCATCTGCTGATTATTCCCCTACTCGACGACACGACTCGTCACACGCACCTGAAGACCGGCCCCGTCACTCAAGGTCTAGAGATAGGGGTATGCATCGAAGTGCATCTTCAGCAGAACAATATGAATCACACACGCCTTCAAAACCCAGTGGACGGCACCGTGATCGCCGCTAG